A genomic region of Phragmites australis chromosome 2, lpPhrAust1.1, whole genome shotgun sequence contains the following coding sequences:
- the LOC133904371 gene encoding protein MICRORCHIDIA 6-like: MGSGAAAAEVIELSSEDEEPVPVPRAGAGAGALALARRAPSSPPDVKPRLLAGADVKPLPLLPPLLPPLHHPPGYGALVPVKAEEPAPVPVPVATASPPPRALPPPRLGRQFWKSGDYVVARRNPDADAPGGRNRLRINPKFLHSNATSHKWAFGAVAELLDNAIDEMNNGATFVRVNKFTNPRDGNPSLLVQDNGGGMDPEALRRCMSFGFSDKQSDAFIGQYGNGFKTSTMRLGADVIVFTQNQNNQSRTRSIGLLSYTFLMETGCDDVLVPTVDYQYDPVTASFTQMLRHDQRLFSSNLSILLKWSPFASEAELLKQFDDMGEHGTKIIVFNLWFNDDGDMELDFNSDKKDILITGAHKKKVTHNLEKVTTQNYVSTRLRYSLRAYASILYLRVSDNFRIILRECDVEPHNIVNDLMYRECVLYKPQIAGLTEPSVITTIGFVKGAPDIDVQGFNVYHKNRLIMPFWKVANNSYGKGRGVVGILEANFIKPTHDKQDFEKSVMYQRLEIRLKEMTYEYWDLHCHRVGYDNKKLSKATRALNRASHMNAGSSPISAPPRLFAADVPTSSCAIPRLSASAARERINNFESLPKSKTGLKRKFDSSDAMTDSADRDGLDHTDRVNQDVSQRKRFNEYRTLTLENDKLRNECLQYEESEKQLVLKEQKLRSQIEEARKKYQELSEELRSLDVKKEK, translated from the exons ATGggctccggcgccgccgcggccgaggTGATCGAGCTCTCCAGCGAGGACGAGGAGCCCGTCCCCGTCCCCagagccggcgccggcgccggcgcgctcGCCCTCGCCCGCCGCGCCCCGTCCTCCCCGCCCGACGTCAAGCCGCGCCTGCTCGCCGGTGCCGATGTGAAGCCGCTGCCGCTCCTCCCGCCGCTCCTCCCGCCGCTCCACCACCCCCCGGGCTACGGCGCGCTCGTGCCCGTCAAGGCCGAGGAGCCCGCGCCCGTGCCGGTGCCCGTGGCCACCGCCTCCCCGCCGCCCAGGGcgctcccgccgccgcgcctCGGCCGCCAGTTCTGGAAGTCCGGCGACTACGTCGTCGCGCGCCGCAACCCCGACGCCGACGCCCCAG GTGGGCGGAACCGGCTGCGGATAAATCCCAAGTTCCTGCACTCAAATGCCACTTCCCACAAGTGGGCTTTCGGCG CTGTTGCTGAGCTTCTTGATAATGCCATCGATGAG ATGAACAATGGGGCAACATTTGTACGTGTTAATAAATTTACAAACCCACGGGATGGGAACCCATCATTGTTGGTTCAAG ATAATGGAGGGGGAATGGATCCAGAGGCGCTGAGACGTTGCATGAGCTTTGGATTTTCGGATAAGCAGTCTGATGCTTTCATTGGGCAAT ATGGAAATGGTTTCAAGACAAGCACAATGCGGCTAGGAGCGGATGTGATTGTTTTTACACAAAACCAAAATAACCA GTCACGGACAAGAAGTATCGGCCTTCTTTCTTATACATTTTTGATGGAAACAGGTTGCGATGATGTATTGGTGCCAACG GTGGACTATCAGTACGATCCAGTAACTGCTTCATTTACTCAGATGTTGCGGCATGATCAGAGGCTCTTCTCATCTAATTTGTCAATCCTCCTGAAATGGTCCCCGTTTGCCAGTGAAGCTGAGTTGCTTAAACAA TTTGATGATATGGGAGAGCATGGAACAAAGATAATTGTATTCAACCTCTGGTTCAACGATGATGGGGATATGGAGCTTGATTTCAACTCCGATAAGAAG GATATCCTCATAACTGGGGCACACAAGAAGAAGGTAACACATAATTTGGAGAAGGTCACAACACAGAACTACGTTTCAACTCGACTTCGTTATTCTCTTAGA GCATATGCATCTATCTTGTATCTTCGAGTATCTGATAATTTCAGAATTATCCTGCGTGAATGTGATGTGGAACCACATAATATAGTTAATGATTTGATGTACCGTGAGTGCGTGTTGTATAAACCACAGATTGCTGGACTTACAGAG CCATCTGTAATCACGACCATTGGGTTTGTCAAAGGTGCACCAGACATTGATGTACAAGGGTTTAACGTATATCACAAAAACCGTTTAATAATG CCCTTCTGGAAAGTTGCAAACAACTCATATGGGAAAGGGCGAGGAGTTGTTG GCATTCTGGAGGCGAACTTCATCAAACCTACCCATGACAAGCAGGATTTCGAGAAGTCAGTCATGTATCAAAGGCTTGAGATTCGCTTGAAAGAAATGACTTATGAATACTG ggaccttcatTGCCATCGTGTTGGTTATGACAACAAAAAATTATCTAAAGCAACCCGTGCACTTAATCGTGCCAGTCATATGAATGCTGGCAGTTCCCCAATAAGTGCTCCGCCTCGGTTGTTTGCAGCTGATGTTCCAACAAGCAGCTGTGCTATACCTAGATTATCAGCTTCTGCAGCAAGGGAAAGGATCAATAATTTTGAGTCCCTTCCAAAGAGCA AGACGGGATTGAAGAGAAAGTTTGATTCCTCTGATGCTATGACAGACAGTGCTGATCGAGATGGGTTAGATCATACGGACAGAGTT AATCAGGATGTTTCCCAACGAAAACGGTTTAATGAATACAGGACTTTGACCCTGGAGAATGACAAGTTGCGTAATGA ATGCTTACAATATGAGGAATCAGAGAAACAGCTTGTCCTGAAG GAACAAAAGCTCCGGTCTCAGATTGAAGAGGCAAGAAAGAAATATCAGGAATTGTCAGAAGAGCTTAGATCATTGGATGTGAAGAAAGAGAAATAG
- the LOC133904384 gene encoding polygalacturonase At1g48100-like, producing the protein MCSLSATLLAGALLCLAAPAVAARSPGRTFSVLSFGAAADGVTDDSEALVAAWEVACRVPRATVLLPSGHRFLVSPVTLQGPCNTKLTLQIDGTMLAPPEMGSWPKSRRPLQWLNFKWLQGFSIQGAGTVDGQSISLRSADPPANTSQGSARDWYASGVKPTLIRFYNSFNVTVRNIRITNSPQCHLKFDSSGGIKVKNITISSPGDSPNTDGIHLQNTRDVEIRSSSIGCGDDCVSIQTGCSNIHMKNIICNPGHGISVGGLGRDNSLACVSDVIAESINVQNALYGVRIKIWQGGVGSVRNITFSNIRVANVATPIAIDQFYCDRGRARCANRTGAVAITGVTYRRVVGTYSFQPVRLACSDARPCTGVSLVDVRLSPSPEPASAQQGPLCWNTYGEARGTVEPLGTGCLQRSNGYVTPLTQPFNYTC; encoded by the exons ATGTGCAGCCTCTCGGCTACGTTGTTGGCCGGCGCACTCCTGTGCCTGGCGGCGCCGGCGGTTGCGGCGAGGTCGCCGGGAAGGACGTTCAGCGTCCTGTCGTTCGGGGCTGCGGCGGACGGGGTCACCGACGACTCCGAG GCACTTGTCGCGGCATGGGAAGTGGCGTGCCGAGTCCCGCGCGCAACCGTGCTACTCCCGTCAGGGCACAGGTTCCTCGTCTCGCCGGTCACTCTCCAAGGCCCCTGCAACACGAAACTCACACTTCAG ATAGATGGCACCATGTTGGCGCCTCCAGAGATGGGTTCCTGGCCGAAGTCCAGGAGGCCTCTCCAGTGGCTCAACTTCAAGTGGCTGCAAGGCTTCAGCATCCAGGGAGCTGGAACGGTTGATGGCCAGAGCATTTCACTGCGAAGTGCCGACCCACCAGCTAATACTTCTCAG GGATCTGCAAGGGACTGGTATGCATCAGGAGTAAAGCCTACG cttaTAAGGTTTTACAACAGCTTCAATGTTACCGTGCGCAATATCAGGATCACCAACAGCCCACAGTGCCACCTCAAATTCGACAGCTCGGGAGGCATCAAGGTGAAGAACATCACCATCTCTTCTCCTGGGGACAGCCCTAACACCGACGGCATCCATCTTCAGAACACCAGGGATGTCGAGATCAGGAGCTCAAGCATTGGCTGCG GCGATGACTGCGTATCGATACAGACGGGTTGCTCAAACATtcacatgaaaaacatcatcTGCAACCCCGGTCATGGAATCAG TGTAGGAGGACTTGGGAGGGACAACAGCTTGGCCTGTGTCTCTGATGTAATTGCAGAGAGCATCAATGTGCAGAACGCTCTTTACGGTGTCAGGATCAAGATATGGCAG GGAGGCGTGGGCTCGGTGAGGAACATCACCTTCTCCAACATCAGGGTGGCGAACGTGGCGACGCCGATCGCCATCGACCAGTTCTACTGCGACAGGGGCAGGGCGCGGTGCGCGAACCGGACCGGCGCGGTGGCGATCACCGGCGTGACGTACCGGCGCGTCGTCGGGACGTACTCGTTCCAGCCGGTGCGCCTGGCGTGCAGCGACGCCAGGCCGTGCACCGGCGTCAGCCTCGTCGACGTGCGCCTGTCGCCGTCGCCGGAGCCGGCGAGCGCTCAGCAGGGGCCTCTGTGCTGGAACACCTACGGCGAGGCGCGCGGGACGGTAGAGCCCTTGGGAACTGGGTGCTTGCAGAGGAGCAATGGATATGTGACGCCTTTGACCCAGCCTTTTAACTACACATGCTGA